AAGACCCAACGGAGATTTCCCTTGCTGAAAGCCAACATCATCGGAACCGGAATCATGGGCAGCGCCGTGGCCCATGTGCTCGCGCGTGAACCGCGCGCCACACTCACGGCGGCCTGCAATCGCAGCAATGAGTCGCTGGAAAAGCTGAAGGCCCAGTATCCCATCAACATCTACAACGATTACCGCGTGATGCTGGATGCGGAGAAGCCCGATGTGGTCTTCATCGCCACGCCGGACTGGGCGCATCTGGATCCGGTGATGGCCTGCCTGGAGCGGGGTATCCATGTGTTCGTGGAGAAGCCCCTGACGACGGACGTGGCCGAGGCGGAAGCCATCACGCGCAAGGTGGCGGAGACGGGGCTGAAGCTCCAGATTTCCTATAACCACCGCTGGCTTGCGCCCTATCACCTGACCTACCGCAAGATTCGCGACGGCGTCATCGGCCGTCCGCTGATCGGCTACGCGCGGAAGAACAACCCCATCACCGTGCCCACGAAGATGCTGGCGAGCTGGGCGAAGGACAGCTCGCCCATGTGGTTTCAGTCATCCCATGATATCGATTTGATGTTGTGGTGGTTCGACGACGAGCCCGTGGAGGTTACCTGCACGGGCGTGAAGTCCGTGTTGAAGGCGAAGTACGGCTGGGACACGTGGGACGCGCTGCAGGGCCAGGTACGATTTGCGCAGGGGGGCGTGGCGACCTTTGAGGCCGCGTGGATTTATCCCGAGGGGCACCCCTCCATGCCCGACTCCTTCATGTCGGTGGTGGGGGAGCACGGTCACCTTCAAGTGGACCGGAAGGACGAGGCGGTGGAAATGAGCCATGAAGGCGGCTTCACCTGGCCCCGATCACTCCTGAATTTTCAGATCTTCGACCGCTGGGGCGGCGCCTTTGCGAACTGCATCTCCAGTTTCTTCGATGCGATTGAGGAGAATCGCGAGCCCTACGTCACCGCCCGGGATGGCTGGCGCGTAACGTCGGTGTTGGATGCGTTGCACCGCGCGGCTGAAACGGGTGGCGTGGAGAGGGTGGCGCCAACCATTCTCTGAGACGTTCCGCCGGCCCCCGAAGGGACCGGCGGGCCCCGTTCTGGTGGGGTCAGAGGGAGGGGCTATCCGGAGTAGCTTCGCCGGC
This region of Candidatus Hydrogenedentota bacterium genomic DNA includes:
- a CDS encoding Gfo/Idh/MocA family oxidoreductase, whose protein sequence is MLKANIIGTGIMGSAVAHVLAREPRATLTAACNRSNESLEKLKAQYPINIYNDYRVMLDAEKPDVVFIATPDWAHLDPVMACLERGIHVFVEKPLTTDVAEAEAITRKVAETGLKLQISYNHRWLAPYHLTYRKIRDGVIGRPLIGYARKNNPITVPTKMLASWAKDSSPMWFQSSHDIDLMLWWFDDEPVEVTCTGVKSVLKAKYGWDTWDALQGQVRFAQGGVATFEAAWIYPEGHPSMPDSFMSVVGEHGHLQVDRKDEAVEMSHEGGFTWPRSLLNFQIFDRWGGAFANCISSFFDAIEENREPYVTARDGWRVTSVLDALHRAAETGGVERVAPTIL